From the genome of Amyelois transitella isolate CPQ chromosome 16, ilAmyTran1.1, whole genome shotgun sequence, one region includes:
- the LOC106129752 gene encoding myogenesis-regulating glycosidase, translated as MKVLLFITGLGLALCAVTKNQKTRNFFIEEDANGGWTLSMTSNGETSSLGSIGRGVPKDRVTFEMTEGPDEASGGYKLSIRWDGPTDVVFEDCFDFKDKQWYGGPEQMQQYWPVQNGKLNKYSMVSKQADNAAVVEKYWLNSEGTYIYVHAESPLFVDYHNVLDNHICFIAEVTAPYSKKRVHNNLKYDVWFFNDAKEAQQHAIATYLGKPTGIPDRRMIEAPVWSTWARYSRDIDQENVLEYAKEIAQSGFGNAQLDIDDLWEVCYGSLTVDEKKFPDMKKLIQDLKDLGFRVTIWTHPFINKGCDPWYSEALEKGYFVLNEEGNPDGSWWNDNGTVPGYIDFTNPAAGQWFADRLHTLIDTYGIDSLKFDAGESSWGPQIPVQNGDIDLHPSNVVSDYLRLVSQFGNMIEVRSGMRTQDLPIFIRIVDKDSVWGWDNGLYTLITTLLQLNLSGYTLVLPDMIGGNGYDEVKPNKELFIRWTQANVFMPSLQFSFVPWDHDDEAVEICLRYVKMHAAFTDEIVAAMEASVRDGTPVNPPIWWIDPTDEVALAIWDEFLLGERILAAPVVEEGAVSRNIYLPRGNWRDGVTGELHQGPLWLNDYPAPLDTLPYFTLEN; from the exons ATGAAGGTGCTGTTGTTCATAACAG GTCTGGGCTTAGCGCTATGCGCGGTGACTAAAAATCAAAAGACCAGGAACTTCTTCATAGAGGAAGATGCTAATGGCGGATGGACTCTAAGTATGACCA GCAATGGTGAGACAAGTAGCCTCGGGAGTATCGGGCGAGGAGTGCCTAAAGACCGAGTCACCTTTGAGATGACCGAAGGTCCCGATGAAGCCAGTGGTGGGTACAAGCTCTCTATCAGATGGGATGGACCCACCGATGTTGTCTTCGAAGACTGTTTCGATTTCa AGGACAAACAGTGGTACGGAGGCCCAGAACAAATGCAGCAATACTGGCCAGTTCAAAATGGGAAACTAAACAAATATTCAATGGTTTCCAAGCAAGCAGACAACGCCGCCGTTGTCGAAAAGTACTGGCTGAATTCCGAGGGCACATACATTTATGTCCATGCAGAGTCTCCACTCTTCGTTGACTATCACAATGTTCTGGACAATCACATCTGCTTCATTGCTGAAGTGACCGCCCCTTACTCAAAGAAAAGAGTACACAATAATCTCAAATACGACGTTTGGTTCTTCAATGACGCTAAAGAAGCACAGCAACATGCAATCGCCACTTATTTAGGAAAACCTACGGGTATTCCTGATCGCAGAATGATTGAAGCCCCTGTCTGGTCAACCTGGGCTAGGTATTCCCGTGATATTGATCAAGAAAACGTTTTGGAGTACGCAAAAGAAATTGCTCAGAGTGGATTTGGGAATGCGCAACTAGATATTGATGACTTATGGGAAGTATGCTACGGCTCATTAACCGTAGATGAAAAGAAATTCCCCGATATGAAAAAGCTGATTCAAGACCTTAAAGACCTGGGATTCAGAGTCACCATATGGACACATCCATTTATTAATAAGGGCTGCGATCCCTGGTATTCTGAAGCTTTGGAGAAAGG TTACTTCGTGCTCAACGAGGAAGGTAATCCCGATGGCTCCTGGTGGAATGACAATGGAACTGTGCCAGGTTATATTGACTTCACCAACCCAGCCGCCGGCCAGTGGTTTGCTGATCGATTACACACTCTCATCGATACCTATGGCATTGACAGCTTGAAATTTGATGCTGGAGAATCTAGCTGGGGCCCGCAG ATCCCAGTACAAAATGGCGATATCGACCTTCACCCTAGCAATGTTGTGTCCGACTACTTGAGGCTTGTCTCTCAATTTGGAAACATGATTGAAGTCCGGTCTGGAATGAG GACTCAGGATCTGCCGATCTTTATCCGCATAGTGGACAAAGACTCTGTTTGGGGCTGGGACAATGGCCTGTATACTCTGATCACTACTCTCCTGCAATTGAACCTGAGTGGTTACACGTTAGTCTTGCCTGACATGATTGGCGGTAACGGTTACGATGAAGTGAAGCCTAACAAGGAGCTGTTCATAAGATGGACCCAGGCCAATGTATTTATGCCATCTctacaattttcttttgtacCTTGGGACCACGATGATGAG gcagTGGAGATATGTCTTCGCTACGTGAAAATGCACGCAGCCTTCACCGACGAAATAGTGGCTGCTATGGAGGCCTCAGTCCGAGATGGCACCCCTGTCAACCCGCCCATCTGGTGGATCGACCCAACTGACGAAGTGGCCCTTGCTATCTGGGATG AATTCCTGCTCGGTGAAAGAATCCTGGCGGCGCCTGTAGTAGAAGAAGGCGCTGTTTCCCGTAACATCTACCTGCCCCGGGGTAACTGGCGCGATGGCGTCACTGGTGAGCTTCACCAGGGACCCTTGTGGCTCAACGACTACCCAGCACCTCTCGACACATTACCCTACTTTACTCTTGAGAACTGA
- the LOC106129592 gene encoding myogenesis-regulating glycosidase, whose amino-acid sequence MKWFLLVLGLNLALGRVPKDARDFSVEEDGNGGWTLSITHDGVITELGTIGRGVPMDQVTFELNEGHDEASGGHRLSIRWDGPPGVVFQDCFDFNNGQWYGGPEQKQQYWPIQNGKLNKYSMISKEDDNAAVSERYWLNSNGTYIYVHAETPLFVDYHNVLHNHICLIAEVTDPYSSRRVHNNLKYDVWFFNNPKEAHQHAVATYLGKPTGIPDRRMIEAPIWSTWARYSREINQENVLEYAKEIAQSGFGNSQLDIDDLWEICYGSLTVQENKFPDLRKLVHDLKDLGFRVTMWVHPFINKDCEPWYSEALGKGYLVLNEEGIPDTTWWNDNGSVPGYIDFTNPAASQWYSERLHSLIDTYGIDSLKFDAGESSWSPQIPVQNGDIDLHPGNIVVDYIRLVAQFGNMIEVRSGMRTQDLPIFIRMVDKDTLWDWDNGLYTLITTLLQMNLNGYTLVLPDMIGGNGYNAKPSKELFVRWTQANVFMPSLQFSFVPWDHDDEAVEICLRYVKLHAAFTDEIVAAMEASVRDGTPVNPPIWWIDPTDEVALTIWDEFLLGERILAAPVVEEGAVSRNIYLPRGNWRDGVTGELHQGPLWLNDYPAPLDTLPYFTLEN is encoded by the exons ATGAAGTGGTTTTTGCTGGTattag GACTAAACCTCGCGCTAGGCAGGGTGCCTAAGGACGCTAGGGATTTCTCCGTAGAAGAGGACGGTAATGGCGGTTGGACTTTAAGTATAACCC ATGATGGTGTGATCACGGAACTTGGAACTATTGGTCGTGGCGTGCCCATGGACCAAGTCACATTCGAGTTGAATGAAGGTCATGATGAAGCGAGCGGCGGCCACAGACTGTCCATCAGATGGGATGGACCACCAGGCGtcgtctttcaagactgctttGATTTCA ATAACGGCCAATGGTACGGTGGCCCCGAACAAAAACAACAGTACTGGCCTATTCAGAACGGTAAACTCAACAAATATTCTATGATCTCTAAAGAGGATGACAACGCTGCCGTCTCAGAAAGATATTGGCTAAACTCCAATGGAACATATATTTACGTGCATGCAGAAACGCCTCTATTCGTTGACTACCATAATGTTCTACACAATCATATTTGCTTAATTGCCGAAGTCACTGATCCATATTCTTCGAGAAGAGTTCACAATAATCTCAAATACGACGTTTGGTTCTTCAATAACCCCAAAGAAGCACATCAACATGCTGTTGCCACTTATTTAGGGAAACCTACTGGTATACCTGACCGTAGGATGATAGAGGCTCCAATCTGGTCAACCTGGGCTCGATATTCCCGTGAAATTAATCAAGAAAACGTTTTGGAGTATGCTAAAGAAATAGCACAAAGTGGATTTGGAAATTCTCAGTTAGATATAGATGACTTGTGGGAAATCTGTTATGGCTCGTTGACTgtgcaagaaaataaatttcctgACTTGAGAAAGCTGGTACACGATCTCAAAGATCTAGGTTTCAGAGTTACCATGTGGGTTCATCCGTTTATTAATAAGGACTGCGAGCCTTGGTATTCTGAAGCTTTGGGAAAGGG ATACTTAGTCCTAAACGAAGAAGGAATTCCCGATACTACTTGGTGGAACGACAACGGATCGGTCCCTGGTTATATAGACTTCACCAACCCAGCCGCGAGCCAGTGGTACAGCGAGAGATTACATTCTCTCATTGATACATATGGCATTGATAGCTTAAAATTCGATGCGGGAGAATCTAGCTGGTCTCCTCAG ATTCCAGTGCAAAATGGTGATATTGATCTTCATCCAGGTAATATTGTTGTCGATTACATAAGACTAGTGGCTCAGTTCGGAAACATGATCGAAGTTCGCTCCGGAATGAG AACTCAAGATCTACCGATCTTCATCCGTATGGTCGACAAGGACACTCTGTGGGATTGGGACAACGGTCTCTACACTTTGATCACCACACTTCTGCAGATGAACTTAAACGGTTACACACTGGTGTTACCAGACATGATTGGAGGCAACGGTTATAACGCTAAGCCCAGCAAGGAATTGTTTGTGAGATGGACTCAAGCTAATGTGTTCATGCCGTCGCTACAGTTTTCTTTCGTACCTTGGGATCATGACGATGAG GCAGTGGAGATCTGCCTTCGCTACGTGAAACTGCACGCCGCCTTCACCGACGAAATCGTGGCCGCTATGGAGGCCTCAGTCCGAGATGGCACCCCTGTCAACCCGCCCATCTGGTGGATAGACCCTACTGACGAAGTGGCCCTAACCATTTGGGATG aattctTGCTTGGTGAAAGAATATTAGCTGCTCCTGTAGTAGAAGAAGGCGCAGTTTCCCGTAACATCTACCTGCCCCGGGGTAACTGGCGCGATGGTGTCACTGGCGAGCTTCACCAGGGACCCTTGTGGCTCAACGATTACCCAGCACCTCTCGACACATTACCCTACTTCACTCTTGAGAACTga